One window of the Shewanella khirikhana genome contains the following:
- a CDS encoding PhoH family protein — protein MEQDDRKLFVLDTNVLLHEPLAIYSFKEHDVVVPMTVLEELDQIKDRKRDVSRDARVAIRALEDTLGGETTPEQIIEGVSLPAREGHDASGTLAIFPDHQLEMSTGSLPGDHNDNRIINTALHLQKLHAPRAVVLVTKDINMRLKAKGAGIKLVEDYRTDQLIDDIRFLTKGFHQFEGNFWEHLEKVSTTRHGRQTIHEVPLKDLEDDHLYINQYLIDEESDFCGRVISKDDTHLHILDLGQSRLLNLEAWGIRPKNVYQGMALQALLDPEIDMVILTGPAGCGKTLLAMAAALELVVERNQYDKVIVTRNTPEIAESIGFLPGTEEEKMAPWLAAITDTLEVLHKNDVNPHGSMNYIMEKANIQFKSINFMRGRSIQNAIVILDECQNLTASQIKTMITRMGEGTKLICSGNLAQIDSNYLTAVTSGLTYIVERFKNFEGSANVYLNGVVRSRLAEFAEEHL, from the coding sequence ATGGAACAAGACGACAGAAAGTTGTTTGTACTGGATACCAATGTTTTATTGCACGAACCCCTAGCGATTTACTCCTTTAAAGAACATGACGTCGTCGTACCGATGACAGTGCTCGAAGAGCTGGATCAGATTAAAGACCGCAAGCGGGATGTCAGCCGTGACGCCCGGGTCGCCATCAGGGCACTGGAAGATACCCTGGGCGGCGAAACCACCCCCGAACAAATCATCGAAGGCGTATCCCTGCCAGCCCGTGAAGGCCACGACGCCTCAGGCACCCTGGCGATTTTCCCCGACCACCAACTCGAAATGTCCACCGGCAGCTTGCCGGGCGACCATAACGATAATCGAATCATCAATACTGCGCTGCACTTACAAAAACTCCACGCCCCCAGGGCCGTGGTGCTGGTGACCAAAGACATCAATATGCGCCTCAAGGCCAAGGGCGCTGGCATCAAGCTGGTAGAGGACTACCGTACCGACCAGCTGATTGACGATATCCGCTTCTTAACCAAAGGGTTTCATCAGTTTGAAGGCAACTTCTGGGAGCATCTGGAAAAGGTATCCACCACCCGCCATGGCCGCCAGACCATCCACGAAGTGCCCCTGAAAGATTTGGAAGACGACCACCTCTATATCAATCAATATCTTATCGACGAAGAGTCCGACTTCTGTGGCCGGGTGATTTCCAAGGACGACACCCATCTGCATATTCTGGATCTCGGTCAGAGCCGTTTGCTCAATCTGGAAGCCTGGGGCATTCGCCCGAAAAATGTCTATCAGGGCATGGCCTTACAGGCGCTGCTGGACCCTGAAATCGACATGGTTATCCTCACCGGACCCGCGGGTTGCGGCAAGACCTTGCTGGCCATGGCCGCCGCGCTGGAACTGGTGGTGGAGCGCAATCAGTACGACAAGGTGATAGTGACCCGTAACACCCCTGAAATTGCTGAGTCCATTGGCTTTTTGCCCGGCACCGAAGAAGAGAAAATGGCGCCCTGGCTCGCGGCCATTACCGATACTCTGGAAGTGCTGCACAAAAATGATGTAAACCCCCATGGCTCCATGAACTACATCATGGAAAAAGCCAATATCCAGTTTAAATCCATCAACTTTATGCGTGGCCGTTCCATCCAGAATGCCATTGTGATTCTGGATGAATGTCAAAACCTTACCGCCTCCCAAATCAAAACCATGATCACCCGCATGGGGGAAGGCACCAAGCTGATTTGCTCCGGTAACCTGGCGCAAATCGATTCCAACTACCTGACCGCCGTGACCTCAGGTCTGACCTACATAGTGGAACGATTCAAGAACTTTGAGGGCAGTGCCAATGTCTACCTCAATGGTGTGGTCAGATCCCGTCTGGCAGAGTTCGCTGAGGAACACCTGTAA